One genomic region from Candidatus Thermoplasmatota archaeon encodes:
- a CDS encoding endonuclease V, producing the protein MNLFEYTYNLVRQIPKGKLSTYGAVAQALGDIHASRAVGHMMNQNPDPDDMPCYKIIHSDGRLGGFGRGIKDKIKRLKQDNILVEDGKIVDFNSVLFNDFKTDYPLKKLRDEQIKLSKKLILKDDFKEIKTVAGIDVAYPKNEFEDVCGACVIMDYKTKQIVEEKTVFAKTYFPFISTYLAYRELPVVEKLFKNLRTTPTILMLDGNGILHPYGFGLASHVGVVLDIPTIGVAKTLLYGKLEGDFVKINNKKRGYALRYPKKNKRPIYVSPGHRISFETSVDVVKHFSFYRIPEPLRQAHILANKTLKIR; encoded by the coding sequence ATGAACCTTTTTGAGTACACATATAACCTCGTCCGTCAAATTCCCAAAGGAAAGCTGTCAACATATGGTGCTGTAGCGCAGGCATTAGGTGATATACATGCGTCAAGGGCCGTGGGGCATATGATGAACCAGAACCCTGACCCAGATGATATGCCATGTTACAAGATCATTCATTCTGATGGACGCCTAGGCGGTTTCGGGCGTGGTATAAAAGATAAGATAAAGAGATTGAAACAGGATAATATCCTAGTTGAAGATGGTAAGATTGTTGATTTTAACAGTGTTTTATTTAATGATTTTAAGACTGATTATCCTCTGAAAAAGTTACGGGATGAACAAATAAAACTCAGTAAAAAATTGATACTGAAAGATGATTTCAAGGAAATTAAAACTGTAGCAGGAATAGATGTTGCTTATCCTAAAAATGAGTTCGAGGATGTTTGTGGCGCATGTGTTATTATGGACTATAAAACAAAACAAATCGTTGAAGAAAAAACAGTTTTTGCTAAAACCTATTTCCCTTTTATCTCGACCTACCTTGCCTACAGAGAATTGCCTGTTGTAGAAAAACTTTTTAAAAATCTTAGAACAACGCCTACGATTTTGATGCTAGATGGTAACGGTATTTTGCACCCATATGGTTTTGGTTTAGCATCTCATGTAGGTGTTGTTTTAGATATACCAACTATTGGTGTTGCTAAAACTCTTTTGTATGGAAAATTAGAAGGCGACTTCGTCAAGATAAACAATAAAAAAAGAGGTTATGCGTTGCGTTATCCTAAAAAAAACAAAAGACCGATTTATGTTTCCCCTGGTCATAGAATTTCTTTTGAAACCTCGGTAGATGTTGTGAAACATTTTAGTTTTTACAGGATCCCA
- a CDS encoding DUF429 domain-containing protein, whose amino-acid sequence MRKILGVDIAGKDSNPTGICTMINSKVKCCILYSDEEILKIIDELKPDIIAIDAPVMEGEPRVRKADRLLKKYGAFPPSLPSMRSLTMRGSKLAVQLKTCYKVIEVFPTATAKILNVYNKNYKETIKKLGIKAGNKHELDAYLCALTAKLFLEKKTVEIGDETGKIVVPKS is encoded by the coding sequence TTGAGAAAAATACTAGGTGTTGATATAGCAGGGAAAGATAGCAATCCCACAGGGATATGCACTATGATTAATAGTAAGGTAAAATGCTGCATTTTATATTCTGATGAAGAAATACTAAAAATAATCGATGAACTCAAACCAGATATCATTGCTATAGATGCCCCCGTTATGGAGGGTGAACCAAGGGTTAGGAAAGCGGATAGATTGCTAAAAAAATATGGGGCTTTTCCACCGTCATTACCAAGTATGAGATCTTTAACCATGAGAGGATCTAAACTGGCGGTACAGCTAAAAACCTGTTATAAAGTGATAGAGGTTTTTCCTACAGCGACCGCTAAAATCTTAAATGTTTATAACAAAAACTATAAAGAAACAATAAAGAAACTAGGCATAAAAGCTGGAAACAAACATGAACTTGATGCATACCTCTGCGCTCTCACAGCAAAACTATTTCTAGAGAAGAAAACAGTTGAAATAGGAGATGAAACAGGAAAAATTGTTGTACCAAAAAGTTAA